In Pygocentrus nattereri isolate fPygNat1 chromosome 30, fPygNat1.pri, whole genome shotgun sequence, the following proteins share a genomic window:
- the LOC108430001 gene encoding congerin-2-like, with product MVFTVKDMTFKAGQELTISGKVKSGCELFSINLGHDSDTVVLHFNPRFCYGSDNNVIVCNSNVGGWGEEQKEYSFPFQQGGEFKVTISFNNEQFYIKLPNGTMMSFPNRSGDDSFKHIDVQGDVKVQGIKLK from the exons GTCTTCACTGTTAAAGACATGACTTTCAAGGCTGGCCAGGAGCTGACCATCTCTGGCAAAGTCAAATCAGGTTGTGAACT ATTTTCGATTAACCTTGGTCATGACTCTGACACCGTAGTGCTGCACTTCAACCCCCGTTTCTGCTACGGTAGCGACAACAACGTCATCGTGTGTAACTCCAACGTTGGTGGCTGGGGTGAAGAGCAGAAGGAATACAGCTTCCCCTTCCAACAAGGTGGAGAGTTCAAG GTGACCATCAGCTTCAACAATGAACAGTTTTACATCAAACTCCCCAACGGCACAATGATGAGCTTTCCTAACCGTAGCGGTGATGACAGCTTCAAGCATATTGACGTGCAGGGAGATGTAAAGGTCCAAGGCATCAAGCTGAAATGA
- the LOC108429992 gene encoding urotensin-2 receptor encodes MSLASNSSISGPSGSNSGSSGAGSGSGGGSVIWVTPLLGATLIIMCILGVSGNLYTLAIMRSAALRRAGSMHVFIINLAAADLLYLATIPFVVCTYFAHNWFFGETGCRVLLSLDLLTMHASVFALVAMSLERYRAVATPFRARRHSTIRRHWLVALGIWAAAFLLTLPMMVMIRLREGRAGPGGLVKRICFPTWKLEAFKAYLTVLFFTSMLVPGLVMVGLYAGLARRYWTAQASLTQRGGAGAGRRTRLKHKVVAMIFSIVVAYWACFLPFWGWQMAKLFSSESLRSLSPAAHTYVNFFVTCLTYGNSCVNPLLYTLLTRNYKDYLAQRGQPSGSSRADQGSAAVVNA; translated from the coding sequence ATGAGCCTGGCAAGCAACAGCAGCATCTCTGGCCCTTCAGGTTCAAACTCAGGCAGCAGCGGTGCAGGAAGTGGCTCAGGTGGAGGGAGTGTAATATGGGTAACTCCTCTTTTGGGTGCCACCCTCATCATCATGTGCATCCTCGGTGTGTCGGGCAACCTGTACACCTTGGCCATAATGCGTTCAGCTGCACTGCGCCGTGCAGGCTCGATGCAtgtctttattattaatttgGCAGCAGCTGACCTGCTCTACCTGGCCACCATTCCATTTGTGGTGTGCACCTACTTCGCCCACAACTGGTTCTTTGGTGAGACAGGCTGCCGGGTGCTCTTGAGCCTGGACCTGCTCACCATGCATGCTAGTGTTTTCGCATTAGTTGCTATGAGCCTGGAGCGCTACCGTGCTGTGGCTACCCCATTCCGTGCCCGCCGCCATTCTACCATCCGCCGCCACTGGTTGGTGGCTCTGGGAATCTGGGCTGCAGCCTTTCTCCTAACACTACCCATGATGGTGATGATCCGGTTGCGAGAGGGCCGTGCTGGACCAGGAGGCCTGGTCAAGCGCATCTGTTTCCCCACATGGAAGCTGGAGGCCTTCAAAGCTTACCTGACCGTGCTCTTCTTCACTAGCATGCTGGTGCCTGGGTTGGTCATGGTGGGGCTGTATGCCGGGTTAGCAAGACGCTACTGGACAGCACAGGCTAGCCTGACCCaaagaggaggagcaggagctGGACGAAGGACAAGGCTCAAGCAcaaagttgtggccatgatCTTCAGCATCGTGGTGGCTTACTGGGCCTGCTTCCTACCTTTCTGGGGCTGGCAGATGGCCAAGCTCTTTTCATCGGAGTCGCTGCGGTCGCTCTCGCCTGCTGCCCACACTTATGTCAACTTCTTTGTCACCTGCCTGACCTATGGGAACAGCTGTGTGAACCCACTCCTATACACCCTACTTACTCGCAATTACAAAGACTATTTGGCCCAAAGGGGTCAGCCCTCAGGCTCTAGTCGAGCTGACCAGGGGTCAGCTGCAGTGGTCAATGCATGA